One window of the Passer domesticus isolate bPasDom1 chromosome 14, bPasDom1.hap1, whole genome shotgun sequence genome contains the following:
- the UACA gene encoding uveal autoantigen with coiled-coil domains and ankyrin repeats isoform X1, whose amino-acid sequence MSAAPFYKSLQLNPDWSKYDDRLMKAAERGDVEKVSSILAKKGVSPTKLDLEGRSAFHVVASKGNLDCLNTILVHGVDITATDAAGRNALHLAAKYGHALCLQKLLQYNCPTENVDLQGRTALHDAAMSDCSASIQLLCDHGAAVNSKDGDGRTPLVLATQMCRPAVCQLLIDRGADVNARDKQSRTALMLGCEYGCKDAVEVLLRNGADVALTDGLGHDCAYYARIGDNIDILALIKAAVEDSGRGRDSFRRGQAEQKATSVPQKWGRGCGAQEELRVFQKDPSTQDLELENQDLKERMREVQEEQRMLLDRISGLQLQLTEEQMFADDLENEKDELKKILTTKEKQQEESLRTIEALKAKLKYYEGDSAGSGGNFGNRKEDLLLKQGQAFAVESQSRSMLRPLELSLPTQSPSSEKEALKKELESLRSCFGAAKEEISKLQRELALKSSECRALAAECERSKAESDSQVRQLEDALKDVQKRMFDSEGKVKQMQSHFLALKEHLASEVASGSAKVTEELKEQLREMKAKYEGASAEVGKLRNQIKQNELLVAEFQRDEGRLVEENKRLQKELVKLEMERDKRDRNVTELEGQLRETGAKLAQSVSAEQFESMKGLLSQEVSEKARRLAEVEGEREKLQAEVLLLQRECESQRAQLAQHVKAEEHQQMRSGFEQREEELGKAISELSHKNEALQKELERLQADNKVLKQQVQMLKTEIKSQNVPLKIHEELKKANDLAVGDLTKKLFEITKKYNESKAEAEKLLAEKNNLNENISHLQAVYLSPEQHKKELEALKSNGIELEKQLAELQKKCDEEQAKVGKLVAENTGLRESLRDQYVLATTHEEVKTVLNSTLEKTNGELSELKGKIGEIKQEFLRVNEENGALKNKVKLLQNQLNTEYISLKDHEATVNTLNRSVQELQESNAAVRAEHQRGQDEILQLHAEIEAQKKELDTIQECIKSKYAPVASFEDREQSLEAAVKELRAQLQEQEQRRRGSEEEVQRCREENEKLRSGLLSIQNDLQQNYVLAEKSHQLERLCAGSMQELNQQLRALLSQHSGQQGQQDGAEARQRPAERLEALREALGRTVEELQQALSSKEQRCREETLRARQLQQELAALRESSVPREEYTQLKEGLEGEIAAAERSLKEKEAETQAKSEEVLRLQEELRLSQQALAELQGQEVVAMAEYSSMKGALEAQVSSMAGHLASMSQKYEQACEEALQARRSELSLKDEKELLQLRSCSIEQEIKDQKERCDKSLTTIIDLQKRIQESAKQVEAKDNKITELLNDVERLKQALNGLSQLTYTTGIPSKRHNQQVELLQSQVKTLQQQLADAARQHQEVVAVYRTHLLSAVQGHMDEDVQAALLQIIRMRQGLVC is encoded by the exons ATGAGTGCAGCTCCCTTTTACAAATCACTGCAG CTGAACCCAGACTGGAGCAAGTATGATGACAGGTTAATGAAGGCAGCCGAGAGGGGCGATGTGGAGAAGGTCTCATCCATCCTGGCCAAGAAGGGGGTCAGTCCCACAAAGCTGGACCTGGAGGGGAGATCTGC attccATGTTGTAGCATCAAAGGGAAACCTGGACTGCTTGAACACCATCCTGGTGCACGGAGTTGATATCACAGCCACTGATGCTGCAG GCAGGAACGCCCTGCACTTGGCTGCAAAGTATGGCCATGCTTTGTGCTTGCAGAAGCTCTTGCAG tACAATTGTCCGACAGAGAATGTGGATCTCCAGGGAAGAACTGCTCTTCATGATGCAG ccatgtccGACTGCTCCGCCAGCATCCAGCTGCTCTGCGACCACGGCGCCGCCGTCAACTCCAAGGACGGG gacgGGAGGACCCCGCTGGTGCTGGCCACGCAGATGTGCCGCCCCGCGGTCTGCCAGCTGCTCATCGACAGGGGCGCCGACGTCAACGCCAGGGACAAGCAGAGCAG GACTGCCCTGATGTTGGGCTGTGAGTATGGCTGCAAGGATGCCGTGGAGGTGTTGCTCAGGAACGGTGCTGATGTTGCTCTGACTGATGGCCTTGGGCATGACTGTGCTTACTATGCCAGGATTGGGGACAATATTGACATTTTGGCTTTAATAAAAGCTGCCGTGGAGGACTCCGGCCGAG GAAGAGACAGCTTCAGGAGAGGGCAGGCTGAGCAAAAG GCCACCAGCGTGCCCCAGAAGTGGGGTCGGGGCTGTGGAGCACAGGAGGAGCTCAGAGTGTTCCAGAAGGATCCCAGCACTCAG GACTTGGAGCTGGAAAACCAAGATTTGAAAGAGCGAATGAGGgaagtgcaggaggagcagaggatgCTGCTGGACAGAATCAGTGGGCTACAGCTGCAGCTCACTGAG GAGCAAATGTTTGCAGATGATCTTGAGAATGAG AAAGATGAGTTGAAGAAAATCCTGACTaccaaggaaaagcagcaggaagaaaGTTTAAGGACTATTGAAGCTCTCAAAGCTAAACTCAAGTATTATGAA GGTGACTCTGCGGGGTCTGGAGGTAACTTTGGAAACA GAAAAGAAGATTTATTACTTAAACAAGGCCAAGCATTTGCAGTGGAATCCCAG TCCCGGTCGATGCTGAGgcccctggagctgtccctgcccacccaGTCCCCCAGCTCTGAGAAGGAGGCTCTGAAGAAGGAGCTGGAGAGCCTGAGGAGCTGCTTTGGGGCGGCCAAGGAGGAGATCAGCAagctgcagagggagctggCCCTGAAGAGCTCGGAGTGCAGGGCTCTGGCCGCCGAGTGCGAGAGGAGCAAGGCAGAGTCTGACAGCCAGGTCCGGCAGCTGGAGGATGCCCTGAAGGACGTGCAGAAGAGGATGTTCGACTCCGAGGGCAAGGTGAAGCAGATGCAGAGCCACTTCCTGGCTCTCAAGGAGCACCTGGCCAGCGAGGTGGCCTCGGGGAGCGCCAAGGTGACGGAGGAGCTCAAGGAGCAGCTCCGGGAGATGAAAGCCAAGTACGAGGGAGCCTCTGCTGaggtggggaaactgaggaacCAGATCAAGCAGAACGAGTTGCTGGTGGCAGAGTTCCAGAGGGACGAGGGCAGGCTGgtggaggaaaacaaaaggtTGCAGAAGGAGCTGGTGAAGTTGGAGATGGAGAGAGATAAAAGGGACAGGAATGTCACGGAGTTGGAAGGGCAGCTCAGAGAGACGGGGGCCAAATTGGCCCAGTCTGTGAGCGCAGAGCAGTTTGAGAGCATGAAGGGCTTGCTGTCACAGGAGGTGAGTGAGAAAGCAAGGAGGTTAGCAGAGGTGGAAGGGGAGCGGgagaagctgcaggcagaggtgctgctgctaCAGAGGGAGTGTGAGAGTCAGagagctcagctggcacagcatgTGAAGGCAGAGGAGCACCAGCAAATGAGGAGTGGCTTTGAGCAGAGGGaagaggagctggggaaggcaaTTTCTGAGCTATCACACAAGAATGAGGCTCTGCAGAAGGAACTTGAAAGATTGCAGGCTGATAACAAGGTGCTGAAGCAGCAAGTCCAAATGctaaaaactgaaattaaaagcCAGAATGTGCCTTTAAAAATTCATGAGGAGTTGAAGAAAGCAAACGATCTGGCTGTGGGTGACCTGACaaaaaagctttttgaaattACAAAGAAGTACAATGAAAGCAAAGCAGAAGCTGAAAAGTTGCTGGCAGAGAAGAACAACTTAAATGAGAATATCAGCCACTTGCAAGCTGTGTACCTGtctccagagcagcacaagAAAGAGCTGGAAGCTTTAAAATCTAATGGGATTGAGCTTGAGAAGCAGCTTGCTGAGCTTCAGAAGAAATGTGATGAGGAGCAAGCAAAAGTGGGCAAGCTGGTGGCTGAGAACACAGGCTTGAGGGAGAGCCTGAGGGATCAGTACGTGCTTGCCACCACGCACGAGGAGGTTAAAACTGTCCTCAACAGCACCCTGGAAAAGACCAACGGGGAGCTGTCGGAGCTGAAGGGCAAAATTGGAGAGATAAAGCAAGAGTTCCTGAGGGTAAACGAAGAAAACGGAGCTTTAAAAAACAAGGTGAAGCTCTTACAGAACCAATTAAACACGGAGTATATCAGTTTAAAAGATCACGAAGCCACGGTAAATACTTTAAACAGAAGCGtgcaagagctgcaggagagcaaCGCTGCCGTGAGGGCTGAGCACCAGAGGGGGCAGGATGAAATCTTACAGCTGCACGCAGAAATTGAAGCCCAGAAGAAGGAGCTGGACACAATTCAAGAGTGCATCAAGTCAAAATACGCGCCGGTGGCCTCCTTTgaggacagggagcagagcctggaagcCGCGGTGAAGGAGCTGAGGgcgcagctgcaggagcaggagcagaggcgCAGAGGAAGCGAGGAGGAGGTGCAGAGGTGCAGGGAGGAGAACGAGAAGCTCAGGAGCGGGCTCCTGTCCATCCAGAACGACCTGCAGCAGAACTACGTGCTGGCGGAGAAGTCCCACCAGCTGGAGAGGCTGTGCGCCGGCAGCATGCAGGAGCTCAACCAGCAGCTGCGGGCCCTGCTGAGCCAGCACTcggggcagcaggggcagcaggacGGGGCCGAGGcccggcagcgcccggccgagcGGCTGGAGGCGCTGAGGGAGGCTCTGGGCCGCACggtggaggagctgcagcaggcccTGAGCAGCAAGGAGCAGCGCTGCCGCGAGGAAACGCTCCgagccaggcagctgcagcaggagctggctgccCTCAGGGAGTCCTCGGTGCCTCGGGAGGAGTACACCCAGCtgaaggaagggctggagggggaAATCGCGGCCGCCGAGCGCAgcctgaaggagaaggaggcagAAACGCAGGCCAAGAGCGAGGAGGtgctgaggctgcaggaggagctgcggCTGAGCCAGCAGGccttggcagagctgcagggccaggaggtgGTGGCCATGGCCGAGTACAGCTCCATGAAGGGCGCCCTGGAGGCCCAGGTGAGCAGCATGGCCGGCCACCTGGCCAGCATGAGCCAGAAGTACGAGCAGGCCTGCGAGGAGGCCCTGCAGGCCAGGAGGAGCGAGCTGTCCCTCAAGGACgagaaggagctgctccagctgaggagctgcagcatcGAGCAGGAGATCAAGGACCAGAAGGAGAGGTGTGACAAGTCGCTGACAACCATTATTGACCTGCAGAAGAGGATCCAGGAGTCTGCAAAGCAGGTGGAAGCCAAGGACAACAAG ataacAGAGCTGCTGAACGACGTGGAGCGGTTAAAGCAGGCTCTCAACGGCTTGTCCCAGCTGACATACACCACTGGGATCCCCTCCAAGAGGCACAACCAGCAGGTGGAACTGCTCCAGAGCCAAGTGAAAacactccagcagcagctggct GACGCCGCGCGGCAGCACCAGGAGGTGGTGGCAGTGTACAGGACACACCTGCTCAGCGCTGTCCAG GGCCACATGGACGAGGAcgtgcaggctgccctgctgcagatCATCCGCATGCGGCAGGGCCTGGTGTGCTGA
- the UACA gene encoding uveal autoantigen with coiled-coil domains and ankyrin repeats isoform X2 codes for MSAAPFYKSLQLNPDWSKYDDRLMKAAERGDVEKVSSILAKKGVSPTKLDLEGRSAFHVVASKGNLDCLNTILVHGVDITATDAAGRNALHLAAKYGHALCLQKLLQYNCPTENVDLQGRTALHDAAMSDCSASIQLLCDHGAAVNSKDGDGRTPLVLATQMCRPAVCQLLIDRGADVNARDKQSRTALMLGCEYGCKDAVEVLLRNGADVALTDGLGHDCAYYARIGDNIDILALIKAAVEDSGRGRDSFRRGQAEQKATSVPQKWGRGCGAQEELRVFQKDPSTQDLELENQDLKERMREVQEEQRMLLDRISGLQLQLTEKDELKKILTTKEKQQEESLRTIEALKAKLKYYEGDSAGSGGNFGNRKEDLLLKQGQAFAVESQSRSMLRPLELSLPTQSPSSEKEALKKELESLRSCFGAAKEEISKLQRELALKSSECRALAAECERSKAESDSQVRQLEDALKDVQKRMFDSEGKVKQMQSHFLALKEHLASEVASGSAKVTEELKEQLREMKAKYEGASAEVGKLRNQIKQNELLVAEFQRDEGRLVEENKRLQKELVKLEMERDKRDRNVTELEGQLRETGAKLAQSVSAEQFESMKGLLSQEVSEKARRLAEVEGEREKLQAEVLLLQRECESQRAQLAQHVKAEEHQQMRSGFEQREEELGKAISELSHKNEALQKELERLQADNKVLKQQVQMLKTEIKSQNVPLKIHEELKKANDLAVGDLTKKLFEITKKYNESKAEAEKLLAEKNNLNENISHLQAVYLSPEQHKKELEALKSNGIELEKQLAELQKKCDEEQAKVGKLVAENTGLRESLRDQYVLATTHEEVKTVLNSTLEKTNGELSELKGKIGEIKQEFLRVNEENGALKNKVKLLQNQLNTEYISLKDHEATVNTLNRSVQELQESNAAVRAEHQRGQDEILQLHAEIEAQKKELDTIQECIKSKYAPVASFEDREQSLEAAVKELRAQLQEQEQRRRGSEEEVQRCREENEKLRSGLLSIQNDLQQNYVLAEKSHQLERLCAGSMQELNQQLRALLSQHSGQQGQQDGAEARQRPAERLEALREALGRTVEELQQALSSKEQRCREETLRARQLQQELAALRESSVPREEYTQLKEGLEGEIAAAERSLKEKEAETQAKSEEVLRLQEELRLSQQALAELQGQEVVAMAEYSSMKGALEAQVSSMAGHLASMSQKYEQACEEALQARRSELSLKDEKELLQLRSCSIEQEIKDQKERCDKSLTTIIDLQKRIQESAKQVEAKDNKITELLNDVERLKQALNGLSQLTYTTGIPSKRHNQQVELLQSQVKTLQQQLADAARQHQEVVAVYRTHLLSAVQGHMDEDVQAALLQIIRMRQGLVC; via the exons ATGAGTGCAGCTCCCTTTTACAAATCACTGCAG CTGAACCCAGACTGGAGCAAGTATGATGACAGGTTAATGAAGGCAGCCGAGAGGGGCGATGTGGAGAAGGTCTCATCCATCCTGGCCAAGAAGGGGGTCAGTCCCACAAAGCTGGACCTGGAGGGGAGATCTGC attccATGTTGTAGCATCAAAGGGAAACCTGGACTGCTTGAACACCATCCTGGTGCACGGAGTTGATATCACAGCCACTGATGCTGCAG GCAGGAACGCCCTGCACTTGGCTGCAAAGTATGGCCATGCTTTGTGCTTGCAGAAGCTCTTGCAG tACAATTGTCCGACAGAGAATGTGGATCTCCAGGGAAGAACTGCTCTTCATGATGCAG ccatgtccGACTGCTCCGCCAGCATCCAGCTGCTCTGCGACCACGGCGCCGCCGTCAACTCCAAGGACGGG gacgGGAGGACCCCGCTGGTGCTGGCCACGCAGATGTGCCGCCCCGCGGTCTGCCAGCTGCTCATCGACAGGGGCGCCGACGTCAACGCCAGGGACAAGCAGAGCAG GACTGCCCTGATGTTGGGCTGTGAGTATGGCTGCAAGGATGCCGTGGAGGTGTTGCTCAGGAACGGTGCTGATGTTGCTCTGACTGATGGCCTTGGGCATGACTGTGCTTACTATGCCAGGATTGGGGACAATATTGACATTTTGGCTTTAATAAAAGCTGCCGTGGAGGACTCCGGCCGAG GAAGAGACAGCTTCAGGAGAGGGCAGGCTGAGCAAAAG GCCACCAGCGTGCCCCAGAAGTGGGGTCGGGGCTGTGGAGCACAGGAGGAGCTCAGAGTGTTCCAGAAGGATCCCAGCACTCAG GACTTGGAGCTGGAAAACCAAGATTTGAAAGAGCGAATGAGGgaagtgcaggaggagcagaggatgCTGCTGGACAGAATCAGTGGGCTACAGCTGCAGCTCACTGAG AAAGATGAGTTGAAGAAAATCCTGACTaccaaggaaaagcagcaggaagaaaGTTTAAGGACTATTGAAGCTCTCAAAGCTAAACTCAAGTATTATGAA GGTGACTCTGCGGGGTCTGGAGGTAACTTTGGAAACA GAAAAGAAGATTTATTACTTAAACAAGGCCAAGCATTTGCAGTGGAATCCCAG TCCCGGTCGATGCTGAGgcccctggagctgtccctgcccacccaGTCCCCCAGCTCTGAGAAGGAGGCTCTGAAGAAGGAGCTGGAGAGCCTGAGGAGCTGCTTTGGGGCGGCCAAGGAGGAGATCAGCAagctgcagagggagctggCCCTGAAGAGCTCGGAGTGCAGGGCTCTGGCCGCCGAGTGCGAGAGGAGCAAGGCAGAGTCTGACAGCCAGGTCCGGCAGCTGGAGGATGCCCTGAAGGACGTGCAGAAGAGGATGTTCGACTCCGAGGGCAAGGTGAAGCAGATGCAGAGCCACTTCCTGGCTCTCAAGGAGCACCTGGCCAGCGAGGTGGCCTCGGGGAGCGCCAAGGTGACGGAGGAGCTCAAGGAGCAGCTCCGGGAGATGAAAGCCAAGTACGAGGGAGCCTCTGCTGaggtggggaaactgaggaacCAGATCAAGCAGAACGAGTTGCTGGTGGCAGAGTTCCAGAGGGACGAGGGCAGGCTGgtggaggaaaacaaaaggtTGCAGAAGGAGCTGGTGAAGTTGGAGATGGAGAGAGATAAAAGGGACAGGAATGTCACGGAGTTGGAAGGGCAGCTCAGAGAGACGGGGGCCAAATTGGCCCAGTCTGTGAGCGCAGAGCAGTTTGAGAGCATGAAGGGCTTGCTGTCACAGGAGGTGAGTGAGAAAGCAAGGAGGTTAGCAGAGGTGGAAGGGGAGCGGgagaagctgcaggcagaggtgctgctgctaCAGAGGGAGTGTGAGAGTCAGagagctcagctggcacagcatgTGAAGGCAGAGGAGCACCAGCAAATGAGGAGTGGCTTTGAGCAGAGGGaagaggagctggggaaggcaaTTTCTGAGCTATCACACAAGAATGAGGCTCTGCAGAAGGAACTTGAAAGATTGCAGGCTGATAACAAGGTGCTGAAGCAGCAAGTCCAAATGctaaaaactgaaattaaaagcCAGAATGTGCCTTTAAAAATTCATGAGGAGTTGAAGAAAGCAAACGATCTGGCTGTGGGTGACCTGACaaaaaagctttttgaaattACAAAGAAGTACAATGAAAGCAAAGCAGAAGCTGAAAAGTTGCTGGCAGAGAAGAACAACTTAAATGAGAATATCAGCCACTTGCAAGCTGTGTACCTGtctccagagcagcacaagAAAGAGCTGGAAGCTTTAAAATCTAATGGGATTGAGCTTGAGAAGCAGCTTGCTGAGCTTCAGAAGAAATGTGATGAGGAGCAAGCAAAAGTGGGCAAGCTGGTGGCTGAGAACACAGGCTTGAGGGAGAGCCTGAGGGATCAGTACGTGCTTGCCACCACGCACGAGGAGGTTAAAACTGTCCTCAACAGCACCCTGGAAAAGACCAACGGGGAGCTGTCGGAGCTGAAGGGCAAAATTGGAGAGATAAAGCAAGAGTTCCTGAGGGTAAACGAAGAAAACGGAGCTTTAAAAAACAAGGTGAAGCTCTTACAGAACCAATTAAACACGGAGTATATCAGTTTAAAAGATCACGAAGCCACGGTAAATACTTTAAACAGAAGCGtgcaagagctgcaggagagcaaCGCTGCCGTGAGGGCTGAGCACCAGAGGGGGCAGGATGAAATCTTACAGCTGCACGCAGAAATTGAAGCCCAGAAGAAGGAGCTGGACACAATTCAAGAGTGCATCAAGTCAAAATACGCGCCGGTGGCCTCCTTTgaggacagggagcagagcctggaagcCGCGGTGAAGGAGCTGAGGgcgcagctgcaggagcaggagcagaggcgCAGAGGAAGCGAGGAGGAGGTGCAGAGGTGCAGGGAGGAGAACGAGAAGCTCAGGAGCGGGCTCCTGTCCATCCAGAACGACCTGCAGCAGAACTACGTGCTGGCGGAGAAGTCCCACCAGCTGGAGAGGCTGTGCGCCGGCAGCATGCAGGAGCTCAACCAGCAGCTGCGGGCCCTGCTGAGCCAGCACTcggggcagcaggggcagcaggacGGGGCCGAGGcccggcagcgcccggccgagcGGCTGGAGGCGCTGAGGGAGGCTCTGGGCCGCACggtggaggagctgcagcaggcccTGAGCAGCAAGGAGCAGCGCTGCCGCGAGGAAACGCTCCgagccaggcagctgcagcaggagctggctgccCTCAGGGAGTCCTCGGTGCCTCGGGAGGAGTACACCCAGCtgaaggaagggctggagggggaAATCGCGGCCGCCGAGCGCAgcctgaaggagaaggaggcagAAACGCAGGCCAAGAGCGAGGAGGtgctgaggctgcaggaggagctgcggCTGAGCCAGCAGGccttggcagagctgcagggccaggaggtgGTGGCCATGGCCGAGTACAGCTCCATGAAGGGCGCCCTGGAGGCCCAGGTGAGCAGCATGGCCGGCCACCTGGCCAGCATGAGCCAGAAGTACGAGCAGGCCTGCGAGGAGGCCCTGCAGGCCAGGAGGAGCGAGCTGTCCCTCAAGGACgagaaggagctgctccagctgaggagctgcagcatcGAGCAGGAGATCAAGGACCAGAAGGAGAGGTGTGACAAGTCGCTGACAACCATTATTGACCTGCAGAAGAGGATCCAGGAGTCTGCAAAGCAGGTGGAAGCCAAGGACAACAAG ataacAGAGCTGCTGAACGACGTGGAGCGGTTAAAGCAGGCTCTCAACGGCTTGTCCCAGCTGACATACACCACTGGGATCCCCTCCAAGAGGCACAACCAGCAGGTGGAACTGCTCCAGAGCCAAGTGAAAacactccagcagcagctggct GACGCCGCGCGGCAGCACCAGGAGGTGGTGGCAGTGTACAGGACACACCTGCTCAGCGCTGTCCAG GGCCACATGGACGAGGAcgtgcaggctgccctgctgcagatCATCCGCATGCGGCAGGGCCTGGTGTGCTGA